CGTCTAAAAGATATCTCATTAATTGATAAGTATGACGCTTATCAATTGTTTGATGATGAGTGGGAAAAGATATCAGGTGATTTAGAAATTATTCTTACTGAAGGTTTTAAAGCAACGAAAGTTGTTGAAGCCAACATGGTTATCAAGAAAAAAGCAGGTAAAGATACGGAAGTTCAAGAGGGATGGCTTGGTCGTATTATGCCGTTTAACTTAGTACAGAATACGTATCTGAATGCTGAATTGTTGAAGTTACAATCTAAAGAAAACCGCCTTGCTGAAATCACAAGCGAATATGAAGAAACGCTAGATTCATTGAGTGAAGAAGAAAAAGACTCAGAGACAGTGAATGAAGCTAAAACAGGTTTTGTAAATTCAGTGGTAGTTAAAGAAGCTAAGCAATTTAAAGCGGGTACGAAGAAAAGCATTACGTATGCAGATGACTCTTATGAAGCAAAAATCATCAAAATAGATGCACTCATTACTGAAGAAAAAGCCGTTAAAAAATACGTAAAAACGGAAGCGGCAAAATTACACCTGAAAACCAAAGAAACCATTGAAAAGCTAACCGATGAACAAGTATATGAATTGTTAGAGTTAAAATGGATACAACCACTTGTAACGTCTATTAATAAGTTACCTACAGTGCTTATCCATAATTTGACGACTAAAGTACAAGCCCTTGCTGAAAAGTATGCGGTTACTTATGCTGATGTAGCTCAAGAGATAAAAGAAACAGAAGGCTCTTTATCTTCATTAATTGATGAACTTACAGGCAATGAATTTGACATGAAAGGTCTTAACGAATTTCAATTATTTTTAAAGGGTGCGTCAGATGAGTGATAATAAGAACGTGCCTGATATTCGTTTTAAGGGGGTTAGTGGGGAGTGGGAGCATTTTTCTATTGAGTACTGCTCCAGTTTGATAACTAAAGGTACTACTCCAATGACCATAGGTAGGAGTTTCGTTGATAGTGGTATTTCTTTCGTAAAAGTCGAATCAGTAGATGAAATAGGCAATATAAATCAATCAAAGTTTGCATATATTGATGTTGAGACAGACCAAATTTTGGCAAGATCAAGAATTAAAGAAAATGATTTATTGATATCGATTGCGGGCGCTTTAGGAAGAGCTGCAATAGTAAAAAAAGAAATATTGCCAGCAAATACCAATCAGGCACTAGCTATTGTTAGATTAACAAATGATTCCCCTGTTGCAGTTGAATTTCTATATCACTTTACTAAAACTAAAGATTTTAGAGATTTTGTAGATGCTTCAGCTTCACAAGGTGCACAGCCGAACTTATCGCTTGGCGATATTTCTAACGTAAGAATTCTTGCCCCTAAGAAAGAAGAACAAACCGCTATTGAAACTTACTTCCAAAAACTCGATAGCCTAATCAACCTGCACCAACAAAAGCATGAAAAGCTCAGTAACTTGAAAAAAGCGATGCTAGAAAAAATGTTCCCCAAAGAAGGGAATAATGTTCCTGAGATTCGGTTTGAAGGGTTTAGTGGAGGTTGGATTATTACAGGTTTAGCAAGTGTTGCATTAGTAATAGATCCGCATCCAAGCCATAGGGCACCTGATGCTATAACTGATGGAATTCCGTTCTTAGGAATAGGTGATCTTTCAGAAGATGGAAAAATAAGCCTGAAAAATGTTAGGCATGTTCATCACAATATTTACGATGAACATTCGGTTAGATATAAGCTCGAAAAAGGAGACTTTGCTTACGGCAGAGTTGCGTCGATTGGTAAAATAATAGATCTGACAATAAATATTGATAAGAAATATACATATTCGCCAACAATGGCATTAGTCAAGCCTTTTAAATTAAATTCAGAATATCTTAAAAGTTATCTTAAAACGAATGTTTTTAAAAACATAGTAGAAAACAAAACAACAGGATCTACTCGAAAATCACTAGGAGTTCAGAATTTTAGAGAACTACCTGTATGTTATCCAACCGATAAAAATGAACAAGAAAAAATAGGTTCTTATTTCCAAAAATTAGACAAGCTAATTGCTCTTCAAAAGCAGCAATTAGAGAAGCTTAAAAACATAAAAAAAGCCTGTTTAGATAAAATGTTTGTGTAATGTTTTCATCGTAACTAATTAAAAGAAGAATAATAAAATGACATATACATCAGAAGCTGAGTTTGAAGCAGCCTTAATCGTTGAGCTAGGTAAAAAAGGATGGGAGAAAACAGTTTTAAAGAATGCCACAGAAGCAGACTTACTTAAAAACTGGGCTGACATTCTTTTTGAAAACAACAGAGACATTGACCGTTTAAATGATACGCCCCTCTCTGATGGCGAAATGCAGCAAATCTTAGAGCAAATCACAGAGCTAAGTAGCCCACTGAAACTCAATGGTTTTATCAATGGTAAAACCGTAGCAATTACTCGTGATAACCCTGATGATAAATTACATTTGGGTAAAGAAATTAGCCTTAAAATATATGACCGTCGTGAAATTGCGGCTGGTCAAAGTCGTTATCAAATAGTGCAGCAACCAAGATTCAAGAGTAAATCTAAAATCTTGAATGATCGTCGTGGCGATCTTATGTTGTTAATTAATGGTATGCCAGTCATCCATGTTGAGTTGAAAAAAAGTGGTGTTCCTGTCAGTCAGGCATACAACCAAATTGAAAAGTATTCAGATGAAGGCGTATTCACTGGCATATTTTCATTGGTTCAAGTGTTCATTGCAATGGAGCCTTTAGAAACGGTTTATTTTGCAAATCCTGGAAGTGATGGTCATTTTAATAAAGACTTTTATTTTCATTGGGCTGATTTCAATAATGAAGCCATAAACAACTGGAAAGACGTTACAGCTACATTACTCTCTATCCCTATGGCACATCAACTTATTGGCTTTTATACCGTTGCAGATGATTCTGATGGTGTTTTGAAGGTAATGAGAAGTTATCAATACTTTGCCGCTAATGCGATATCCGACAAAGTATCAAAAGCGGATTGGAAGAGTGCTAATTTATTGGGTGGGTATGTTTGGCATACCACTGGCTCAGGTAAAACAATGACCAGCTTTAAGTCAGCACAGTTAATCGCTAACTCTAAAGATGCTGATAAAGTCATTTTTCTTATGGATAGAATAGAGCTTGGTACGCAATCTTTGACTGAGTATCGAGGTTTTGCTGATGGTAGTGAAGACGTACAAGGCACAGAGAATACAGGTGTTTTAGTATCTAAACTGAAAAGTGAAGATCCAGCTAATACGTTAATTGTTACCTCTATTCAAAAGATGAGTAATATTCATGATGAGGAAGAAGGACTTAAGTCTAAGGATATTGAGCTAATTAATGCAAAACGAATTGTGTTTATTGTGGATGAGGCTCATCGTTCTACTTTTGGTGATATGTTAATTATCATTAAAGCAACTTTTTCTTCAGCTATGTTTTTTGGTTTTACAGGAACACCTATTCAGGACGAAAACCAAAAGAAAATGAATACAACTTCAAGTGTGTTTGGTGATGAATTACATCGTTATAGTATTGCTGATGGGATCAGAGACAAAAACGTATTAGGTTTTGACCCATACAAAGTTATGACATTCAAAGATAAAGATTTAAGAAAAGCAGTCGCGTTAGTAAAAGCAAAAGCAAGTGATGAAAAAGAGGCGATTGATGATCCTAAGAAAAAGCGTGTTTATTATAAATACATGGACTCTTCACAGGTTAAAATGGCTGGTTATCTTGGTGCTGATGGAAAATATGTAAAAGGGATTGAAGATTATCTCCCATCGTCTCAATACGAAACTAAAGAGCATCAAACTAAGGTCATTGATAGCATTTTAGGAAATTGGTTAACTCTTAGCCAAAATGGAAAGTTCCGCGCTATTTTTGCTACAAGCAGTATTCCTGAAGCAATAACCTATTACCGAATGCTTAGAAAAAAAGCCCCTGATTTAAAAGTGACAGCGTTATTCGATCCTAATATTGATAATGGCGGCAATGTTAAGATTAAACAAGACGGGCTGGTTGAAATTATAAGTGATTATAATGAACGATATGAGCAAGAGTTTACCCTTGCGAGTTATGCTAAATTTAAAAAAGATATTGCAGCAAGATTAGCAAATAAAGACCCATATAAAAAGATTGAAAGAACACCTGAAAAGCAAATCGAATTATTGATTGTTGTTGATCAAATGCTAACAGGTTTTGATTCTAAATGGTTGAACACGCTATACATGGATAAAGTGCTGAGATATGAAAATATCATTCAAGCGTTTTCTAGGACTAACCGTTTATTTGGTCCTGATAAACCTTTCGGTACTATTTGTTATTACAGATATCCGCACACGATGGAGCAGAATATCAATAAAGCCGTTGAGTTGTATTCAGGTAACAAACCAATAGGATTGTTTGCAGATAAGCTTGAGTATAACTTGGGTAAAATGAATGAAATTTATAAAGATATTGCTGAGTTATTCAAAAATTCAGGGGTTGTTGATTTCACAAAATTACCATCAGATCGTTCAGTGTGTGGGAAGTTCGCTTCACTTTATAAAAATCTTAATGCTTACTTAGAAGCCGCTAAGATCCAAGGCTTTAAGTGGAGTAAGTTGACGTATGATATTGTTGATACTGATCGTTCGGTAGATCTGATTTTTGATGAGAATATTTATCTTATCCTAGCTCTTCGTTATAAAGAACTGTCTAATACGGGTGGTGGTGATGGCGGTGATTCAAGCTCTATTCCTTTTGATATATCAGGGCACTTAACTGAGATTGATACAGGGCTCATTGATGCTGAGTATATGAACACACGGTTTGATAAATTCCTGAAGACGTTAGAGCAAGAGGGAGTAGACAGCGATCAAGTTCAGCAAACACTTGATGAGTTGCATAAGTCGTTTGCTTCACTTACACAAGATGAACAAAAGTATGCAAATATGTTTATTCATGATGTTCGTCGAGGTAACGCCATTTTTGACGCTGGGAAAACATTTCGAGAGTACATAGCTGAGTATCAATCGAAAGCGAAGAATGCTGAGATTTATAACATTGTTCAGGTTTTAGGTTTAGATGAAAGTAAGCTTAGAAGTATCATGAATACGAACGTGACTGAATCTAATATTAATAGCTATGGTCGATTTGATGATCTGAAAAGTAGCGTTGATAAAGTGAAAGCCAAAGCCTACTTTGAAAAAATAGAGGGTAATCCAATTCCTCCTTTTAAAGTAAATATCAGAGTTCAAGCATTACTTCAGAGCTTCATTACCAGTGGTGGTTTTGAAATATAGGCGATGAGTTGTAATTACTTTTTTGCTCGTTTATTTGTCATCATGTGTATGTGTTAATAAAAGGCTCCTTCGGGAGCCTTACTTATGTGTAAAGTATTTCTAAATTTAAAGGCTATTATGGATACTAAATTCGTATGTTTGGAGTGCGTTAATAATACTTATCTCCAAAATGAAATGAAGAGATCTGATGTAAAAGTATGTCATTATTGTAAGCAGCAACAGCCATGTATGACGATTGAAGCTTTGACTGATTATGTACATACCGCACTTAAAAATCATTTTATGAT
The Aliivibrio fischeri ATCC 7744 = JCM 18803 = DSM 507 DNA segment above includes these coding regions:
- a CDS encoding restriction endonuclease subunit S gives rise to the protein MSDNKNVPDIRFKGVSGEWEHFSIEYCSSLITKGTTPMTIGRSFVDSGISFVKVESVDEIGNINQSKFAYIDVETDQILARSRIKENDLLISIAGALGRAAIVKKEILPANTNQALAIVRLTNDSPVAVEFLYHFTKTKDFRDFVDASASQGAQPNLSLGDISNVRILAPKKEEQTAIETYFQKLDSLINLHQQKHEKLSNLKKAMLEKMFPKEGNNVPEIRFEGFSGGWIITGLASVALVIDPHPSHRAPDAITDGIPFLGIGDLSEDGKISLKNVRHVHHNIYDEHSVRYKLEKGDFAYGRVASIGKIIDLTINIDKKYTYSPTMALVKPFKLNSEYLKSYLKTNVFKNIVENKTTGSTRKSLGVQNFRELPVCYPTDKNEQEKIGSYFQKLDKLIALQKQQLEKLKNIKKACLDKMFV
- a CDS encoding type I restriction endonuclease subunit R produces the protein MTYTSEAEFEAALIVELGKKGWEKTVLKNATEADLLKNWADILFENNRDIDRLNDTPLSDGEMQQILEQITELSSPLKLNGFINGKTVAITRDNPDDKLHLGKEISLKIYDRREIAAGQSRYQIVQQPRFKSKSKILNDRRGDLMLLINGMPVIHVELKKSGVPVSQAYNQIEKYSDEGVFTGIFSLVQVFIAMEPLETVYFANPGSDGHFNKDFYFHWADFNNEAINNWKDVTATLLSIPMAHQLIGFYTVADDSDGVLKVMRSYQYFAANAISDKVSKADWKSANLLGGYVWHTTGSGKTMTSFKSAQLIANSKDADKVIFLMDRIELGTQSLTEYRGFADGSEDVQGTENTGVLVSKLKSEDPANTLIVTSIQKMSNIHDEEEGLKSKDIELINAKRIVFIVDEAHRSTFGDMLIIIKATFSSAMFFGFTGTPIQDENQKKMNTTSSVFGDELHRYSIADGIRDKNVLGFDPYKVMTFKDKDLRKAVALVKAKASDEKEAIDDPKKKRVYYKYMDSSQVKMAGYLGADGKYVKGIEDYLPSSQYETKEHQTKVIDSILGNWLTLSQNGKFRAIFATSSIPEAITYYRMLRKKAPDLKVTALFDPNIDNGGNVKIKQDGLVEIISDYNERYEQEFTLASYAKFKKDIAARLANKDPYKKIERTPEKQIELLIVVDQMLTGFDSKWLNTLYMDKVLRYENIIQAFSRTNRLFGPDKPFGTICYYRYPHTMEQNINKAVELYSGNKPIGLFADKLEYNLGKMNEIYKDIAELFKNSGVVDFTKLPSDRSVCGKFASLYKNLNAYLEAAKIQGFKWSKLTYDIVDTDRSVDLIFDENIYLILALRYKELSNTGGGDGGDSSSIPFDISGHLTEIDTGLIDAEYMNTRFDKFLKTLEQEGVDSDQVQQTLDELHKSFASLTQDEQKYANMFIHDVRRGNAIFDAGKTFREYIAEYQSKAKNAEIYNIVQVLGLDESKLRSIMNTNVTESNINSYGRFDDLKSSVDKVKAKAYFEKIEGNPIPPFKVNIRVQALLQSFITSGGFEI